The Leptolyngbya sp. FACHB-261 DNA window GAGAATCAAACTCGGTATCAATGTCAGGCGGCAAGCTATCTGGAGCAATGTCAACCGTAGACCGGGTCGCCCCAGCAGCTTCCTGGTTCTGAGTCTCTTCGAAGAAGTCAGGGCCTGTGAACGGATCGTCGGAAGGAGCTTCAGATAGGTCCTCCAGCAAGCTGTAATCCAAATCATCGGTTGAAGAGGCACCTACAGAGCCAGTGTCCTCGAAGGCAAAAAGGCTTTCTAGATCTGGATCTGCATTCTCAAATAACGCTGAGAGAGCCTCAGCCTGAAGTGCTTCGGCATCCAGTTGCTGATCGAGAATGTTATCCCCGCTCGTCTGTCGGTCTAGGCTGGGATCAGTATCCAGTAAATCGGACTCAAGGAGGTCGGAGAAATCGGCCAGCTCCTCGTCTGCTGCTTGGTTCTCCGTTGTACTAGCGCCACTATTGCCCCAAACATCTCCCAACTCCAGATTGTCGCTGCCAAATAGCTCAGCCAGAGAGTTCAGTTCGGTTTCCCCAACCCGGGGACCAGCCAGAAGATTCCAAGGCTCATCGTCACCTATAGCCTGTTCTGTTGAGCCACTCGCTGGCTCAACAGCATCCGATAGGTCGATTTCGAAAACCTCAGGAGTTGACGGTGGGCTGTATCGGTTCACTTCTTGCCGCTGCGGAACCGCAACCACAATCTCATCATCGAAGGACAAGCTCTCCCACTCGGCGCGGGCGGCTGACTCGGGCACACTCTCCGCAATTTCAAATGCTGCTAGGTCATCTCCTGCCTCAACCGCGAACTCAAGCTCGTCTTGCACTACCGCAAAACCTGGCTCTAGCTCGGTCTCTGTAAATTCAGTAGCTCCTGCAATCAGCGCTTCGGCTTCACTCATAGAGAGATCCAACTCAGCCGCCAGCAGCAACTCACGGTCAAGATCGGCTAGTTCAAGTTCAGGTTCGGGTTCAACCGGCACTGGTAGGAGGGCTTGAACTTGGCTAGAGACAGTGACCTCGGTTTGTGAGCCGTTTAGGACTTGGTCTTGAGCCAGTTTGAGCTCTTTAATCACCACCATCGCCAAGTTGCGATAGGCATTGTCCGTATTGGCAACTGCTTCGGCACAAGCAGCACATAGCTCACACCAACCTGTCAAATCAAACTGTTCTCCCAAAGCCCGCAACTCTTCACAGAAGCTGTGCAACTGAGCGCGGTTCTCCTGGCTGTCGGGTTGCTTGAACAGCCCCAGCATCTCTCGCAACTTGCGGGTGATATCCGAACGGAATACCAAGTGCAGTGCACTGAGTTCCTCTTGGGGCTGAGCAACAGGAGCACTAGTGGCAGCAACAACAGCGATGGGGGTGGCTACTGGCACTGGTGGGGCCAAAACTTCAGCACTACTAGAAGCAACCAAGCGATCCAGATGCGACTGCAACTCGTTGAAGACTGGCTCAACTTCTGTTAGGGCAGCAGTGGAGGCATCTTCCGTCAAGCCGAACGGCTGCTGAAGATGTTCGAGCAACTCGTTGAGGGGATCGAAGCAGCGCAACAGCAAGGATTCCAGCTGCTGATCGACCTGGAGATTGGGGGAATCCTTGAGGACCTTGAAGAAATCCTCTAAGCGGTGAGAAATGTGTTGGATGCTGCGGATCCCCAGCATTGCTGCCCCACCCTTGACCGAGTGGGCTGCCCGAAATAGCTCGTTGATTAGCTCTTGATCGGCTAGGGTGTTCTGGAGATTCAGCAACCCCTGCTCCATCGTATTGAGATGATCCTTTGCTTCTTCAATGAAGTAGCCAAGAATGCGCTGTTGCTGATCAGGGTTCATAGCAAACGTGTCCTTCGGCTAAAACGGGCGGGGCAGCAGGGGTGACACAAGGGGGAACTCGATGTGCCAGGGGAACCATCAAGGTAAGTGAGTTAGGCTTTCGTCTTGTTTCCGCCTTCAACACGGAAACGTTCCACAGAGGACTGAAGGTCACGGGCCACGGACACCAGGTTTTGTAGAGAGCCCGACACTCGCTGCGACTCTTGGGAAGTCTCTTGAGCAGTAAGCTCTACTGATTGCATAACCTGGGCAACAGCTCGGGAGGTCTCCGTTTGCTCAACGGTGGCAGCGGTGATGGAGCGGACCAGAGTATCAATGCGCTGAGACACCTGAATAATGTCGTCGAGTGAGCGCTTGGCCTGCTCAGCGAGGCGAGTGCCTTCGATGACCTGCTGGGTGCCTTCCTCCATAGCAGTCATCACCGAGCCTGTCTCACTCTGGATTTGGAGCACAATCTGCTCAATTTCCTTAGAAGATTTAGCGGCTCGGTCGGCTAGCTGGCGAACCTCGTCCGCCACAATGGCGAAGCCTCGTCCTGACTCACCAGCACGGGCGGCCTCAATACTGGCATTCAGCGCTAGCAAATTGGTCCGCGAGGCAATTTGAGAAATCAAAGCGACGATCTTGGAAATCTCCTGTGAGGACTCTGCTAACCGCTTCACTTTGCGCGTTGTCTCCGCCACTGTCTCCCGGATGTCCAGAATACCGGCCACGGTGCGCTCTACGGCTTCACCACCTCTGAGCGCGGTTTCAGATGCAGTGCGAGCCACCTCTTCCGCTTCACGAGCGCTCTCCGCCACTCGCTGAATAGAGTCGGTCATCATCTGCACTGAGTTGAGCGTAACGGCCAGTTCCTCAGCTTGACGCAGAGCATCAGAGGAAAGGCTACGAGCAAACACCTCGTTTTCGGTCGCGCCCCGGTTGACCTGGGTTGCTGCGGCTTTCACCTGCTGCACGATCTCGCGCAGATTTTGAATGGTCAGGTTGAACGAGTCGGCAACAGCACCCAGCACGTCGGCTGTGACTTCAGCCTGAACTGTGAGGTCACCTCGCGCTGCCCCTTCCACGTCGTCAAGCAGACGAATGACTTGGCGCTGGAGATCTTCCTTGGCTTGCTCTTGCTCTTCCGCTTTGCGTTGCGCTTCGGTAGTGGCGGTGAAGATCACACGGGCCATCTGGTTGAAGCCTGCAGCCAACTGCCCCAGTTCATCTTCGGCGTAGACCGTTGCCCGGACACTGAGGTCCCCTCGCGTCACAGCATCAAACTGAGATTTGAGGTTGTCTGTAGATTTCTTGAAGTGGTTGGTCGTCGCTTTGCCCACGGCTAGACTGCCTCCTGCCGCAGCCACCCCGGAGACCAGTGCCATGAGCAAACCCGTGTTGCGAACGGTTTTAACCGTGCCAGCATCCCCTGCTTGGTTAGCGCTCACAAAGCTGACTACACCTACTGCCAGCATCGCAGCCACACCGGTTGCCGCTGAGGTAACCAACTGCTTGTTACCAAAAGGCATGTTCTCAAACCAACCCCAGCTCCCCTGCTCAACCGAAGCAGTAGCCTCTGCTGGACTGCTATCAGTCTGAGTGAAGGCTGGGAGATTCTCCACTGCGCTAGACAGACCAAACAGTTCGTCCTCGTCATTTACTAGAGGATGAACGGCAGTGGCCGGCTCGGTGACAAAGCCACTTTCGGCAAGGGTCCCCGTTTGACCTGATGCTCCACTGGTCGTGTCGCGCTCTCGGCTACCGCCACTGTTGAGGCTGCTCCCAAAGTCTGGCATTTCACCAGAAAAGTCATCGAACTCGTCGAACTCGTCTAAAAAGCCCATCCGGTTGCCTGAACCCGCTGTGGGCGGCTCATCAAGAGCGGGAGCTTCCTCTGGAAATGTAATGTCCTGCTCACTGTAAGCCGAGGTCCTCGGCCGACGCTGATGATTGTTTGAGCCGAAGCCACTGGAGAGGTCGGCGGGAGGGTTGGGATTACCTGAGGTTGAGCCATTGGCAAAACCACTGTCCAGGGCACTGTCTAGAGCATTTAAGTCGAAGCTATCGTCTGTCGCATCTCCAAAAGCCGAATCAATCTCAGGGAAAGAGTTGTCGGCGAAGGCGGAGTCAACAAACGTAAAATCTTCACTGCTACTGTTGCTACTGCCAAAGGCACCGCCCGTGGGTGCTCCAGCTGATGTTGGGGTGCTACGCGGGTCCTGAGACCTTATTACTGCGGTCTCATCATCGAAGCTGAACTGATCTAAACCGCCGGCAAAGGCATTTTCCGTGCCAAAGTCGGCTCCGAAGGCAGCCTCAGGCCCCATCTCCTCTTCAAAGAAAGCGTTTTCCCCCGAGGTAGAACCAGCCTCAAAGGGAGATGAAAAAGCATCGAAGGCACTGTCTTCGAAGTTATCGCCCTGGAAGTTTTCACTCTGAAAAGCTTCATCTACTGGAGGTGAGTCAGAGTGCTGGCTGAG harbors:
- a CDS encoding methyl-accepting chemotaxis protein is translated as MASSTQYEQDYQRAFQAYMQSSYQEAADLTDQLVRDYPDDPHVRLLRGHVFCYGLGQYTAAREQYEWVLDRSTNPELVDCVNNALVDVSAGESSVGYTTSTQQNSRDYQDSNSAFGFSNGNGSSEAEDVYASGSSGVGSTETVDNHFDLDDGLDSGLKDFGDQNFGDQDFENPFSLDDYLSQHSDSPPVDEAFQSENFQGDNFEDSAFDAFSSPFEAGSTSGENAFFEEEMGPEAAFGADFGTENAFAGGLDQFSFDDETAVIRSQDPRSTPTSAGAPTGGAFGSSNSSSEDFTFVDSAFADNSFPEIDSAFGDATDDSFDLNALDSALDSGFANGSTSGNPNPPADLSSGFGSNNHQRRPRTSAYSEQDITFPEEAPALDEPPTAGSGNRMGFLDEFDEFDDFSGEMPDFGSSLNSGGSRERDTTSGASGQTGTLAESGFVTEPATAVHPLVNDEDELFGLSSAVENLPAFTQTDSSPAEATASVEQGSWGWFENMPFGNKQLVTSAATGVAAMLAVGVVSFVSANQAGDAGTVKTVRNTGLLMALVSGVAAAGGSLAVGKATTNHFKKSTDNLKSQFDAVTRGDLSVRATVYAEDELGQLAAGFNQMARVIFTATTEAQRKAEEQEQAKEDLQRQVIRLLDDVEGAARGDLTVQAEVTADVLGAVADSFNLTIQNLREIVQQVKAAATQVNRGATENEVFARSLSSDALRQAEELAVTLNSVQMMTDSIQRVAESAREAEEVARTASETALRGGEAVERTVAGILDIRETVAETTRKVKRLAESSQEISKIVALISQIASRTNLLALNASIEAARAGESGRGFAIVADEVRQLADRAAKSSKEIEQIVLQIQSETGSVMTAMEEGTQQVIEGTRLAEQAKRSLDDIIQVSQRIDTLVRSITAATVEQTETSRAVAQVMQSVELTAQETSQESQRVSGSLQNLVSVARDLQSSVERFRVEGGNKTKA